Below is a genomic region from Mycolicibacterium neworleansense.
AATGAGGTTCAGTCGGCTCGCGGTGGTAGCTGCGGCGGGTGTGCTGGTGATGGGCGCCGCCGCGTGCTCGAGCACCGGTGGAAAGCCGCGGAGCAACGATGGCGGAATGGGCGGCGGCACCGTCGACACCCCCCGGGTCACCATCGCGATGATCACCCACGAGGTGCCGGGTGACTCCTTCTGGGACCTGGTCCGCAAGGGCGCCGAGACCGCGGCGAAGAAAGACAACATCGAGCTGCGGTACTCGTCCGATCCCGAGGCGCCCAATCAGGCCAATCTGGTTCAGACGGCCGTCGACAGCGGCGTGCAGGGCATCGCTGTGACGCTGGCCAAGCCGGACGCCATGAAGGCCGCCATCGAAAACGCCACGGGCAAAGGCATTCCCACGGTCGCGTTCAACGCCGGTCTCGATGCTTGGCAGAAGATCGGTGTCAAGGAGTACTTCGGCCAGGACGGGTACATCGCCGGGCAGGAAGCCGGCCGGCGGCTCACCGAAGAAGGCGCCAAGAAGGTCCTGTGTGTAATCCAGGAACAAGGCCACGTCGACCTCGAGGCCCGCTGCGCCGGGGTGAAGAACACCTTCCCCGCGACCGAGACGCTCAACGTCAACGGCAAGGACATGCCGTCGGTCGAGTCGACCATCACCGCCAAGCTGCAGCAGGACCGGTCGATCGACTACGTGGTGACGCTCGGTGCACCGTTCGCTCCGACTGCGGTGCAGTCGGTACGCAATTCCGGCAGCTCGGCCAAGGTCGGCACGTTCGACACCAATGCCGCACTGGTCGACGCCATCAAGAACGGTGACGTCCAATGGGCAGTCGACCAGCAGCCCTTCCTGCAGGGCTACCTCGCCGTCGACTCACTGTGGCTCTACCTCAACAACGGCAACGTCATCGGCGGCAATCAGCCCACGCTGACCGGTCCGTCGTTCATCGACAAGTCGAACATCGACTCGGTCGCCGAGTACGCGAAGAACGGGACGCGCTAGACATGAGTACCCAGGCAGACCTCAATCTCGAAACGCACAAAGTCGTCCGCGACGAGCGGGTCAAGGAACAGAACAAACTGCAGCGCTTGCTGATTCGTCCCGAGATGGGTGCAGCGATCGGTGCGATCGGCATCTTCGTACTGTTCCTGATCGTCGCCCCGCCGTTCCGGACCCCGGAAGCCCTGGCCACTGTGCTCTATGCCAGTTCGACGATCGGCATCATGGCCGTCGGGGTCGGCGTGCTGATGATCGGCGGAGAGTTCGATCTGTCCTCGGGCGTGGCCGTCACCACGGCTTCGCTGTCCGCCTCGATGCTGTCGTACAACCTGCACCTGAATCTGTGGACGGGCGCCGTCCTGGCACTGGGGATGGCGCTGGCGGTCGGGTTCTTCAACGGCTACATGGTGATGAAGACCAAGATCCCGTCGTTCCTCATCACACTGAGCACCTTCTTCATGCTCGCCGGCATCAACCTCGCCGTGACCAAGCTGCTGTCCGGTCAGGTCGCCACCCCGAGCGTGTCCGACATGGAGGGATTCGGTTCCGGCCGAGCTGTTTTCGCGTCGTCGTTCAACATTCTCGGGGTGTCGGTACGTATCACCGTGGTGTGGTGGATCCTGTTCGTCGCCATCGCCACCTACGTGCTGTTCAAAACCAAGATCGGCAACTGGATCTTCGCCGTCGGAGGCAACCAGGACAGCGCCCGCGCCGTCGGTGTTCCGGTGATGAAGGTGAAGATCGGCCTGTTCATGGTGGTCAGCTTCTGCGCCTGGTTCGTCGGCATGCACCTGCTGTTCGCGTTCAACACCGTTCAGTCCGGCCAGGGCATCGGCAACGAGTTCTTCTACATCATCGCCGCGGTGGTCGGCGGCTGCCTGCTCACCGGTGGCTACGGCACCGCGATCGGAACCTTGATCGGCGCCTTCATCTTCGGCATGACCAACCAGGGCATCGTCTACGCCGGGTGGAACCCGGACTGGTTCAAGTTCTTCCTCGGCGGGATGCTGTTGTTCGCGGTGATCGCCAACAACGTCGTCCGTAACTACGCAGCGAAAAGGTAAGTAGATGAGCACAACTGCTGAAGCCCCGATTGCGGAGACCCCGTCGGGCGGCGCGGTGCCGCTGGTCGAACTCAAACACGTCGGTAAGAGCTACGGAAACATCATCGCCCTGGCGGACATCAACCTGCGGGTGGGTGCCGGTGAGGTGACCGGCGTGCTCGGCGACAACGGCGCGGGCAAGTCCACGTTGATCAAGATCATCGCTGGGCTGCACAAGCCGACGGAGGGGGAGTTGCTGATCGACGGCACGCCCACCGTCTTCGACTCGCCCAAGGACTCGCTCAAGGCCGGAATCGCGACGGTGTACCAGGACCTCGCTGTGGTCTCGCTGATGCCGGTGTGGCGAAACTTCTTTCTCGGAAACGAATTGCGCAAGAAGGGCATCCTGCCGTCGCTGGACATTTCCGCGATGCGCGCGACCACCATTTCCGAGCTGCACAAGATGGGCATCGACCTGCCCGACGTCGACGCGCCGATCGGCTCGCTGTCAGGTGGCCAGCGTCAGTGTGTGGCGATCGCGCGGGCAATCTTCTTCGGGGCCCGGGTGCTGATCCTCGACGAGCCGACGGCCGCTCTCGGCGTCAAGCAGTCCGGCATGGTGCTGCGCTACATCACCGCCGCCAAGGAGCAGGGGTTCGGCGTCATCTTCATCACCCACAACCCGCACCACGCGCACATGGTGGGTGACCACTTCGTGCTGCTGAACCGTGGACGGCAGAAACTGGACTGCACGTACGACGAGATCTCGCTGGAGACCCTGACCCAGGAGATGGCCGGAGGTAACGAACTCGAGGCGCTCAGCCACGAACTCCGCCGTTGATCGCTGCACTATCTGCGCGTCAACGCGAACACCCGCAGATCCCGGTCGGTGCGGGTCTGGTAGGCCCGGTACATCGGGTAGGCGAGAAAACGCTGTAGGGCCGCGTCCCGTTCGCCGTCCGTGAGCAACGTCGCCGTGACCGGGATATCCTGGCCCGCCATCGATATCGAGGCCTGCGGTTCGGCGACCAGATTGGTCGACCACGACGGATGCTGCTGCTGGCCGAAGTTGCTGCCCATCACCAGCAGGCGGTCACCTTCGTGGACATAGCTGAGCACGGAGGTGCGCGGTTGGCCCGATTTCCGACCGGTCGTGGTCAACAGCAGTTCGGGCATCGACAGCGGTCCGAACAACGAGAAACGACCCTTCGTACGGTCGACGACCCGCCTGTCTAGCGGCACGATCGCGCGGATCACCTTGGAGCCGAGCGGCGACGCGGCGAACGAGAACACGGGCTTGAACAACGCCGAGACGTCGTCCCGCCCCCATTTGCCGTGCGGGAAGGTTGCCTCGGACATTCCGATATTGTGCGCGTGCCGACCGGGTAGTGCGACCGAATCACAGCAAGCGCGCCGGTCCTTCGGACGGCCTGGCAGTGCGCAGCCGCGTTGCGTCCTGGCCCGGAGGTGCGCCAAACATCCGGCGGTATTCGCGGTTGAACTGAGAGGGGCTGTCATAGCCAACCCGGTGGCCGATCCCGGCCACGTCACCGAAATCGGCGAGCAGCAGGGATCGGGCTTGCTGCAACTGGATTCGCTTCTGGAACTGCAATGGACTCATGGCCGTCACCGCGCGGAACTGCCGGTGAAAGGCTGACACGCTCATGCCCGACATCTTGGCGAGTTCCTCTATCCGGACAGGCTCGGCGAAGTTGTCTCGCATCCAGGCGATCGCCCGATTGATGCGTGACAAATGGCTGTCGGCCAAGGCGATCTGGCGCACTGTGGCGCCGTGCCTGCCGGTCAGCACCCGCCACAGGATCTCTTGTTCGATCAGTGGGGCCAGTACCGGCGCATCAGCGGGACGTTCGATCAGGCGCAGTAGTCGGGCCACGGCATCGAGCAGGTCCACGTCGGCATCGCCCGTGGCGATCGCCGGGGCGGCTGCCCGCGACCAGGATTCGGCCGGCGCCTGTAGCGTCAGTGCTGCCAAGGTGGCCGGGGACAGCACCAATCCCATCGCCAGCGACGGATGCGTCGCCGTGGTGTCCAGGTAGTGGCCCGTGACGGGCAGGCTCGCTGCCACGATCAGATACTGCCCGGCGCGGTATTCGAACACCGAGTCACCGAGCAGCAGCTGCTTGCCGCCTTGGGCCATGACGACCAGCAGGGGCTCGGTCAACGAGTAGTCCGGGCTCTGGGGGCCGACGACCTTCGACAGCAGCAGGCCGTCGATATCGGTACTCAAGTCGGGGCGGGCGTGCATGTCGATCGACCGGCGTATCTCGGCGACTGAATCGGATGCGGTACGCATGAGATCACCAAACCATCCGCGCCACGACAATAGTCAGATAAGTGCAAGTTGAGCAGGATCGTGCAAGAACGAGCGATGATCGGTCTACCGTTGTTGCGGGCGCGAAGCTTCGATGTAGATATCCCAATTCTTCTACTCAAGGAGCGATTCCATGCCACTGGACAGCTACGTCACCCTCGGTCGATCCGGCCTCCGTGTCAGCCCGTTCGCGCTCGGCGCGATGACATTTGGAGAGGATCCCGGTGGCGCGGGTACCACCGTCGAGGAATCCGAGCGCATCCTTGCCGCCTACTTGGATCGCGGCGGCAACTTCATCGACACCGCCAACTTCTACACAAACGGGCACTCTGAACGGATCCTCGGTGACTTCTTCGCCCGCAGCCCCGGCCGCCGGCACCGGGTGGTGCT
It encodes:
- a CDS encoding substrate-binding domain-containing protein, giving the protein MRFSRLAVVAAAGVLVMGAAACSSTGGKPRSNDGGMGGGTVDTPRVTIAMITHEVPGDSFWDLVRKGAETAAKKDNIELRYSSDPEAPNQANLVQTAVDSGVQGIAVTLAKPDAMKAAIENATGKGIPTVAFNAGLDAWQKIGVKEYFGQDGYIAGQEAGRRLTEEGAKKVLCVIQEQGHVDLEARCAGVKNTFPATETLNVNGKDMPSVESTITAKLQQDRSIDYVVTLGAPFAPTAVQSVRNSGSSAKVGTFDTNAALVDAIKNGDVQWAVDQQPFLQGYLAVDSLWLYLNNGNVIGGNQPTLTGPSFIDKSNIDSVAEYAKNGTR
- a CDS encoding ABC transporter permease, whose amino-acid sequence is MSTQADLNLETHKVVRDERVKEQNKLQRLLIRPEMGAAIGAIGIFVLFLIVAPPFRTPEALATVLYASSTIGIMAVGVGVLMIGGEFDLSSGVAVTTASLSASMLSYNLHLNLWTGAVLALGMALAVGFFNGYMVMKTKIPSFLITLSTFFMLAGINLAVTKLLSGQVATPSVSDMEGFGSGRAVFASSFNILGVSVRITVVWWILFVAIATYVLFKTKIGNWIFAVGGNQDSARAVGVPVMKVKIGLFMVVSFCAWFVGMHLLFAFNTVQSGQGIGNEFFYIIAAVVGGCLLTGGYGTAIGTLIGAFIFGMTNQGIVYAGWNPDWFKFFLGGMLLFAVIANNVVRNYAAKR
- a CDS encoding ATP-binding cassette domain-containing protein: MSTTAEAPIAETPSGGAVPLVELKHVGKSYGNIIALADINLRVGAGEVTGVLGDNGAGKSTLIKIIAGLHKPTEGELLIDGTPTVFDSPKDSLKAGIATVYQDLAVVSLMPVWRNFFLGNELRKKGILPSLDISAMRATTISELHKMGIDLPDVDAPIGSLSGGQRQCVAIARAIFFGARVLILDEPTAALGVKQSGMVLRYITAAKEQGFGVIFITHNPHHAHMVGDHFVLLNRGRQKLDCTYDEISLETLTQEMAGGNELEALSHELRR
- a CDS encoding nitroreductase family deazaflavin-dependent oxidoreductase; amino-acid sequence: MSEATFPHGKWGRDDVSALFKPVFSFAASPLGSKVIRAIVPLDRRVVDRTKGRFSLFGPLSMPELLLTTTGRKSGQPRTSVLSYVHEGDRLLVMGSNFGQQQHPSWSTNLVAEPQASISMAGQDIPVTATLLTDGERDAALQRFLAYPMYRAYQTRTDRDLRVFALTRR
- a CDS encoding AraC family transcriptional regulator encodes the protein MRTASDSVAEIRRSIDMHARPDLSTDIDGLLLSKVVGPQSPDYSLTEPLLVVMAQGGKQLLLGDSVFEYRAGQYLIVAASLPVTGHYLDTTATHPSLAMGLVLSPATLAALTLQAPAESWSRAAAPAIATGDADVDLLDAVARLLRLIERPADAPVLAPLIEQEILWRVLTGRHGATVRQIALADSHLSRINRAIAWMRDNFAEPVRIEELAKMSGMSVSAFHRQFRAVTAMSPLQFQKRIQLQQARSLLLADFGDVAGIGHRVGYDSPSQFNREYRRMFGAPPGQDATRLRTARPSEGPARLL